The nucleotide window CCACCATGACCTCCCCCAAGAGCATTGCAGTCCTCGTGATCGACATGCAGAACGACACCGTGCACCCCGACGGCGCCTACGCGGGAACCGGTGCCGCCGAGCACGCTGCGAGCCAGAATGTCGTGCCGAATGTGCGCTCCATCTTGGATGCGGCGCGAATGTCCGGAACGCCCGTCTTCCACAGCCGGATGATTGTCTATCCCCAGCCGGGACTCGGCGGCGACAATGCCCCGATCTTCCGCATGCTGGCACCCGACACTTTCACACTCGGTAGCTGGGGAGCTCAGATCGTCGACGAGCTCACCCCCGCGGACAACGAGATCGTGCTCGACCGCACCCGAATGAGCGTCTTCAACGGCACCAGCCTCGACAGCATGCTCCGCAATCTCGGCATCCGCACGCTTGTCGTGGCCGGCGCGTGGACGAACATGGCCGTCGAGCACACTATCCGGGATGCCGCGGACCTCGGCTACGAGGTCACGATCGTGACGGATGCCACGTCCAGCCTCAGTGCCGAGTGGCAGCACGCCGCCCTCAACTTCGCGCTCACCAACATCGCCACGGCGACCGACACCGCATCTGCAGTGGCCGCGCTGCGTCAGTAGACTGATCGCCCGCACACTGGAGGCAGCATGCCCATCATTGACATCAGTCTCGCCGAAGGCCGAACAGACGAGCAGCTGCGCGACCTGATGCAGCGCGTGCACAACGCAGTGGAAGAGTGGGGCGCACCAGCATCCAGCATCCGGGTGCTGGTGCGGGAAGTCCCGCCAACACAGTGGCTATCAGGCGGGACCACTCTGGCCGAGCTGAGAGGCGTGAAGTAACGCCGCGAGACCTTCAACGCGCCGAAGCGGCTGAAGGCGCTACGGGTCAAGCGTCCCCTGGATGGCGGCGAGGTTTTGCCCGATTACCGGCTCAGGAATGCGGGGCTGGTCGTGGAGCAAGCTGAACACCGTCTGCCCAGACGTGGGAGACCGCGAGATCGCTCGTGAGCCCGACGAGGTCTGCGGCGAACCCCGGGGCCAGGTAGCCGAGTCGATCGTCCAGCCCGAGCGCAGCGGCGGGAGTGGCAGTCAGCGCGGTGACGGCGTCTGTCAGGCTCAGGCCGAGACGACCGACGGCCATTCGCAGTGCCGCATCCTGGGTGAGGGTTGAGCCCGCGATAGTGTCAGATCCCTCGACGCGTGCGATGCCGTTTGCGACGGTCACGTTCAGCGAACCGAGCAGATAGGCGCCGTCCGGGGATCCCGCGGCGGCCATGGCATCCGTGATCAGGGCGACTCGTCCCGGTACTGCCTGAAACAGGGTGCGCGCCACGATCGGGGCGACGTGAATGCCGTCGAGGATGAGTTCCACTGTGACCCGGTCGTCGTCAGCAGCCGCCATGATCGGTCCCGGTTCGCGGTGGTGGATGCCCGGCATGGCATTGAAGGCGTGCGTGAGTACCGTCGCGCCGGCGTCGAATGCCTTCCGTGTGATGTCCTGGGTTGCGACGGTATGACCCACCGCGGCGATTACGCCGCCGTCGACGATTTGTCGGATCGCGTCGTAGGCACCCACCAGTTCGGGGGCGATCGTGATCTGGGTGAGTACCCCCCGACCGCAATTCAAGAGGTCACCCACGGTCGACCGCGTTGGCTCAAGCAGGTATCCCGGCTGGTGAGCTCCATGGTTATGCGGGGAGAGGAACGGCCCTTCGAGGTGGGCACCGAGAATCAAGGGATCGTCTGACATCGCTTCCCGAATGGTGTCCAGCGAGCGGGCCAGCATAGCGACGGGGTTCGCGACAAGACTCAACACGGCGCGGGTCGTACCGTGCTGCCGGTGCATCGCTAGCGCGGCGGCGATGTCGTCCGGCCCGTTGTCGTAGGCCCCCTGCGCGCCACCGTGCCCGTGGAGGTCGATGAAGCCGGGAACCAGCGTCGTTTGCCCTAAGTCGAGCACGCGGTGCGCGGCCGGCGCATCCGGTCCGCTGCCGACAGCGTGGATGGTGTTGCCGGTGATGAGTACCCAGGCGTCCTCGAGAGTTCTGCGCGCGTCCACCGCGCGCGCTGCGCGGATGAGTGTCGTCCGCGGAACCGCCTCCGTCAATGCTCTACCTGCCAGGCCGGCTTATTGGCGTACGTGTACCGGTAGTAGTCAGCGAGCTGCAGATCTGCCGCCGCCTCCTCGTCAAGGACGACTGTGGCGTGCTCGTGTAGCTGCAGGGCACTGCCGGGTACGAAGGAACTGAGTGGGCCTTCGATCGCTGCGGCGACTGCTTGAGCCTTTGCCGAGCCGTGCGCCACCAGCACAACCTGCCGAGCCTCAAGGATCGTGCCCAAGCCCTGGGTCATGCAGTGCATGGGCACCTGTTCGATGGAGTCGAAGAAGCGTGCATTGTCTTGCCTCGTCAGTGGGGCGAGCGTT belongs to Cryobacterium sp. SO2 and includes:
- a CDS encoding isochorismatase family cysteine hydrolase, yielding MTSPKSIAVLVIDMQNDTVHPDGAYAGTGAAEHAASQNVVPNVRSILDAARMSGTPVFHSRMIVYPQPGLGGDNAPIFRMLAPDTFTLGSWGAQIVDELTPADNEIVLDRTRMSVFNGTSLDSMLRNLGIRTLVVAGAWTNMAVEHTIRDAADLGYEVTIVTDATSSLSAEWQHAALNFALTNIATATDTASAVAALRQ
- a CDS encoding 4-oxalocrotonate tautomerase family protein encodes the protein MPIIDISLAEGRTDEQLRDLMQRVHNAVEEWGAPASSIRVLVREVPPTQWLSGGTTLAELRGVK
- the nagA gene encoding N-acetylglucosamine-6-phosphate deacetylase — its product is MTEAVPRTTLIRAARAVDARRTLEDAWVLITGNTIHAVGSGPDAPAAHRVLDLGQTTLVPGFIDLHGHGGAQGAYDNGPDDIAAALAMHRQHGTTRAVLSLVANPVAMLARSLDTIREAMSDDPLILGAHLEGPFLSPHNHGAHQPGYLLEPTRSTVGDLLNCGRGVLTQITIAPELVGAYDAIRQIVDGGVIAAVGHTVATQDITRKAFDAGATVLTHAFNAMPGIHHREPGPIMAAADDDRVTVELILDGIHVAPIVARTLFQAVPGRVALITDAMAAAGSPDGAYLLGSLNVTVANGIARVEGSDTIAGSTLTQDAALRMAVGRLGLSLTDAVTALTATPAAALGLDDRLGYLAPGFAADLVGLTSDLAVSHVWADGVQLAPRPAPHS